Proteins from one Sarcophilus harrisii chromosome 2, mSarHar1.11, whole genome shotgun sequence genomic window:
- the GKN1 gene encoding gastrokine-1 — protein sequence MKLANINVSNDNDTDDGGQRVSINNQHNVANIDNDNGWNSWNSIWDYNTGFAATRIFAKKTCIVHRLNRKVVPALQDLEKMSKERKVKDTLPTGLSPQSLHYKIEPEETKDLTQFGSPIENMCKGLRTYQAQEVQGQSFYFHSGSCFRINVLWLMGISLCGDVTAS from the exons ATGAAGCTTGCG AATATCAATGTCAGCAATGATAATGACACTGATGATGGTGGTCAGAGAGTGAGCATCAACAATCAACACAATGTAGCCAATATTGATAACGACAATGGATGGAATTCTTGGAACTCAATCTGGGACTACAACACT GGTTTTGCAGCaactaggatctttgccaagaaaacctgcaTCGTGCACAGACTGAACAGAAAAGTTGTGCCTGCCCTTCAGGACCTTGAAAAGATgtcaaaagaaaggaaggtaaaaGACACATTACCC ACTGGACTTTCTCCCCAAAGCCTACACTATAAAATTGAACCTGAGGAAACAAAAGACCTGACCCAATTTGGAAGTCCTATTGAAAACATGTGCAAGGGTCTTCGTACATATCAAGCTCAGGAAGTTCAAG GACAAAGCTTCTATTTCCATAGTGGTTCATGCTTCAGGATTAATGTCCTCTGGCTTATGGGCATCTCCCTTTGTGGAGATGTAACAGCTTCATAA